TTATGGACACTGCTTGCATTTTCATTAGGCGTGCTTGGTGGGGCGGAACGGACATATCTGGGGCCGGACATGAAACCACTTAACATGCCGGAAGGCCAAGAACTAGCAGACGAGTATTAAAGCATTATGTGACATTTTAGGTTTTCGATAAAAAATCTTTAGAGGGCAGGATATGATCCATATCCTGCCCTCATATTTTTTTTGTACAAATGCAACTACAATTAGGCAACTACAATCTTATTCTTTCTATTTTTATTTTGATTTGAACTTCTATTCCCGTTAGCCTATAAAGTTTATAAATAAATTAGTGTTTGTTATCAATAAAGCGAAAACTAAAGATCATAAAAAGGAGAGATCAATGAGTAACGATTATGCCCTCATGTGGGAAAGCCTTGGCATGGATTTAAAAGCCCATGACGCACTGCTCGGTGTTTTGGAACAAGGATACAAGGACATTTACCTGGCCCAGAAAAATCGCCCCGAAGGCATGGGGTATTTTGATTTTGTCATGAGCGAGGTTCATGGGTTGCGGATCAAGGAACTTCTGGACGAAAAAAAGCAGAACCGCAAAATCATTGGCAGCTATTGTGTATTCGTCCCCGAAGAGATCGCTCTTGCTGGCGGTGCCACCCTGGTCGGGTTATGCTCGGGTGCGGATTTTGCCGTTGAAGAAGTTGAAAAACATTTACCCAGAAACACCTGCTCATTGATTAAGTCCTCTTTTGGCTTTAAGCTTGGGAAGGTTTGCCCTTACCTTGAAAGTGCAGATATGATCGTGGGAGAAAACACCTGTGATGGTAAGAAAAAAGCCTATGAAACCTTTTCCGGCATGGTGGATAATCTTTATGTCATGGATTTGCCCCAGGTTAAATCAACCCAAGGCCGTGCCCTTCTCAAAGAAGAATACGAACGGTTCAAAACAGCAGTAGAAAAATTGACCGGCAATAAAATCACAGTGGAATCTCTTAAAGAGGGAATCAAGGTCGTCAATGCCAAGCGGGCCGCAATGCATCGACTGGCAACATTACGAAAGGCTGATCCCGCACCCATCTCAGGCCTTGATGCACTGTTGGCCAATCAGGTTTTCTTTTATGACAATCCCGCTCGGTTTACCGAATCCGTCAACAAAATATGTGATGAACTGGAGGGACGGATTAAAGAGAATCAGGGTGCCTTTCCTGCCAAAACGCCTAGAATCCTTATCTCCGGCTGCCCTATGGCTGTACCCAACTGGAAACTGCCATGGATCATTGAATCCAGTGGCGCTGTGATCGTGGGTGAGGAAGCCTGCGTGGGTGAACGGGGCACCCGGAACCTGATCGATGATTCAGGACAAACTATGGATGAACTGATAGACGCCATTACAGACCGGTATTTCAAAGTGGACTGTGCTATTTTTACCCCAAATCAGGAACGCAGCGATCATATCATTGAAATGGCCAAAGCCTATGGTGCAGACGGGGTGATCCATTACGGTCTGCAGTTCTGTCAGCCTTACATTATGGAATCCATTCCCGTCGAGAATTCGCTTGAAAATTTGGGGATCCCCTGTATGAGGATTGAAACCGATTACGGCATGGAGGATGTGGGGCAGCTTAAAACTAGAGTAGAAGCTTTCATAGAACAAATAGCTGATTGAGGAAAATAGATGATTTGCGCAGGCATTGACATTGGGTCCAGAAGTATTGAACTGGTACTGGTTGAAAACGATAAGGTCATTGAAACCCGGCAGACCGATACCGGGTTTGACCCCATTTCCCAGGCGAAAAAAGTGCTGGCAGGGGTAAAATTTGACCAGATCATGGCCACAGGTTATGGGCGCAACCTTTTTGAGGTGGCGTTTGATGATGCATCAACAATCACCGAAATTAAAGCCCATGCCGCAGGGGTCCGAGTGGAATTCCCTGAGGCCCTTGCCATTCTGGATATTGGTGGCCAGGACAGTAAATCCATCCGGCTCAACGACCAGGGCCGGGTGGTGAAATTCGAAATGAACGACCGATGCGCGGCAGGCACGGGCAAATTCCTTGAAATCATGGCTCATAACCTT
Above is a window of uncultured Desulfobacter sp. DNA encoding:
- a CDS encoding double-cubane-cluster-containing anaerobic reductase → MSNDYALMWESLGMDLKAHDALLGVLEQGYKDIYLAQKNRPEGMGYFDFVMSEVHGLRIKELLDEKKQNRKIIGSYCVFVPEEIALAGGATLVGLCSGADFAVEEVEKHLPRNTCSLIKSSFGFKLGKVCPYLESADMIVGENTCDGKKKAYETFSGMVDNLYVMDLPQVKSTQGRALLKEEYERFKTAVEKLTGNKITVESLKEGIKVVNAKRAAMHRLATLRKADPAPISGLDALLANQVFFYDNPARFTESVNKICDELEGRIKENQGAFPAKTPRILISGCPMAVPNWKLPWIIESSGAVIVGEEACVGERGTRNLIDDSGQTMDELIDAITDRYFKVDCAIFTPNQERSDHIIEMAKAYGADGVIHYGLQFCQPYIMESIPVENSLENLGIPCMRIETDYGMEDVGQLKTRVEAFIEQIAD
- a CDS encoding acyl-CoA dehydratase activase; translation: MICAGIDIGSRSIELVLVENDKVIETRQTDTGFDPISQAKKVLAGVKFDQIMATGYGRNLFEVAFDDASTITEIKAHAAGVRVEFPEALAILDIGGQDSKSIRLNDQGRVVKFEMNDRCAAGTGKFLEIMAHNLGFSLDEFGPAALDAQKNLQINSMCTVFAESEVTSLIAKGQDRQEIARGLHLSVVKRAVGMLNRVGAQGAIVFSGGVAQNPCMVQMVSDALEKEILVPEQPQMMGALGAAMIMAAKR